The region TAAACATATCTACAAGTCCAAACCTTGAAATCTCTTCAGCAGCATCAGCCATAGTGTTTGGAATATCATAAAGTTTTAAATCTAAAAATATTTTGAAACTAGGATTAATAGCTTTTAAATCTTCTAAAAACTTTTTACCATCTCTAGTATAACTTCTAAGTCCAACTTTTAACCAAACATCGTAGTCTTTTATTTGTTCAACTATTGCAAGATTCTCTTTTGCACTTGGTAAATCTAAAGATACACAAAGTTTCACTATTAAGCCTTTTTGCTAACTTTGTCTAAAAGACCGTTGATAAATTTTGGAGCACCATCAGAAGCTAGTTTTTTTGATAATTCAATTGCTTCGTTTATAACGATTGCTTTTTCAAGACCTTTTATCATAATCTCAAATATAGCAAGTCTTAAAATTGATTTCTCAACACTTCCAATGTCTTTTATTCCACCTTGTGTTAAGTGGCTTACAAGCTCTTCATCAATAGCTTCAATATTTTCAATAACTCCATTGAAAAGGTCAAGAGCAAACTCTTTTTGTTTGTTTCTAATCTTTTTATCTTCTAAAATCTCATCAACAAACTTTACAATACCTTCATTTCCTAAATCATAGGCATAAAGTAATCCAATTACAGACTCTCTTGCTTGTGTTCTAGTTGCCAAATTTATTTCTCCATTTCGCTATATAAATCTAACATCTCAATAATAGTAACCATAGCTTCTGCACCTTTGTTTCCAACTTTGCTTCCAGCTCTTTCAATTGCTTGTTCGATAGTATCTGTTGTTAAAACACCATTTGATACTGGTTTACCATATTTAAGAGTAACTGTTGCTATACCTTTTGTAGCTTCTGCTGAGATATAATCAAAGTGAGGTGTTGCACCTCTTATAACTGCTCCAACACAACATACTGCGTCGTATTTTCCAGTTGCAAGTGCTTTTTCTAAAGCAAAAGGGATTTCAAATGCACCAGGCACTAAAATAAGGTCTAAATTTTCTTCATTTCCCCCATGTCTAATAAATGCATCTTTTGCACCTTCTACTAATCTATCTGTAATAATATGATTAAATCTTCCATTGATAACAGCGATTTTTTCATCACCTTTTAATCTTAATTTACCTTCTAAAATATTCATTTAATTTTCTCCAAAAAATTATTATAAGGTATTAATTATACCCTAATGCATCTTTAATAGCAAAAATGTCATTTACTGTCTCATATAGCTTATCTATTTGAAGCATATTTGGTCCATCGCTTAATGCAATTGAAGGATCAAAATGTGTTTCAAAGAAAAATCCATCAACTCCAACAGCAGCTGCTGCTTTAGCCAAGCTTGGAACTATAGCACTGTTTCCACCTGTTGTTTCACCAGTACTTGGAACTTGTGCTGAGTGTGTTGCATCAAAAATAACTGGTGCATACTCTCTCATAGCTATTAGGTTTTTCATATCAACAACTAATGCTCCATATCCAAAAGTATTTCCCCTCTCACAAAGCCAAACACCTTTTTCTTTTGAAGCCTCATAACTCACCTCATCTACACCTCTAGTTTTTAAAACCTTTTCAACTGGATGTTTCATACTATTTGGCGCTAAAAATTGCCCTTTTTTGATATTAACTTTACAGTCTGTTTTGGCTGCTGCAACTAAAAGGTCAGTTTGTCTACAAAGAAATGCTGGGATTTGTAAAATATCAACTACCTCAGCAGCAGGAGCAGCTTGATATGATTCATGAATATCAGTAATAAGTCTATATCCAAATTGCTCTTTTACCTCTTGGAACATTTTTAGTCCCTCATCAAGTCCTGGTCCTCTAAAAGAGCTTAGGCTTGTTCTATTTGCTTTATCAAAAGATGCTTTAAAATAAAAATCTACTCTTTTATCTTCACTTAAAGGTTTTAGCATCTCTGCAATTTTCATAACTGTGTCTCTATCTTCTAAAACACATGGTCCAGTTAATATAATCATTGTTTATTCCTTAAAAAAATTGTTTTTCTCTCTTTACCTGTGTATACATAATAAAACTCATAAAAGTTCTGTGCTATATATTCTATATCATCTCTTGCACTTTCATCACAAGCAAAAAGTATTTCATCACCCATTTTTAGGGATACTTCTAAGCTAGGAAGTAATATGGCTTCCTCTTCTCTTTGAATTAAAAGTGGTATTATATTGTTTTTTTGTTCTCTATTGTATAAAGAGCGATTAAAAATCTCTAAAAACACCTCTTTATTCTCTTTTAAACTCTCAGTTATCATTGGCGCATGATTGTTATCTATTTTTAATTCATACAATAAAGGATTTTCATCTATTACTTGAAGTAAATTTTTTACAAGTTTAGAACCCCAAGTATCATCTTGTCCAAGTAAAAGTCTAATAAACTTATCAGAAAGTGGACTTATTAAAGCGTTTGTTGTTTTATTTATAAGTATTCTTGAAGGCATAAAAATATGGTCAACTTTTGCATTTTCAAATATTGAAAAATCATCCATCTCATTTTCTCTAGCTATTGTCATAATTTTTGGATTAAGTTTTTTTGCAGTAGCCAAAATAGATAGATTTGTTGTATCATCATTTGTTGCAGAGATTATTGCAACAGAATCTAAAATACCTACACTCAATAACATATCTTTATCGTCTGCATTTCCATAAGTTATTTTTAGAGAATCACTTGAATGAAACTTATCAACCTTTAATTTATCCAACTCTACAAATTCTGCTTCAACACTACTAAGTTTTAGATTTTCATATATGTGTTGTCCCATTCTTCCATATCCACAAACTATATATTTACCTTTTGGAAAAGATGGAAGTCTTGCATTTAGATTGTCTATTTGATATACCCATTTTTCAAGTTTCAAAATATTTGGAGCATTTAAGGCCATTGCTATCTCATTTGAGATAATAGAAAAAGGATTAGCAATAATTTCTACATCTAAATCTTTTAAATTTTCAGTATGGTTTATAGTTGTTGATTTTACAGCAAGTCGTACATAAGGGTTTAAAAGTTTTGAAGTAAGTGCAATTCTAAGGTTTAAAGAATCATCATCAAATATTGAAACTAAACCTTTACAGTTATGCTTTTTTATTCCCGCTTCAATAAGTGCATTTGGAGTATATGCATCAGCAACTAATACTGGAACAGTTGGAGTAAAATTTTCTAATATCAACTCATTTGCTCTAGCTTCACTTCTTTCAATTACTACTGTTCTTATCTCTTGTTGTATTGCTCTGTTTATTATCTCATTTGTGATTTGATTGTAGCCAAGGATTATAATAAACTTTTGTTTTAAACCCTTTACTTGTCTTTTAAATCTAGACTTTTCCATCTCTCTTAAAAAAAGTTTATCTTGAAGAAGAGATACTAAAGAACCAATCCCATAAAACCACCCAAGGACAGTTAAATAAATAGAAAATGTAACCCAAAGTTTTTGCGGATAAGTAAAGGCATAAGGTGTTTCACCAAAACCAATAGTTGTAGCTGTATAAGTTACAAAATAAAAAGCATCAAAAATACTCATATGATAAGGTTGCCCCTTATCATCTACTCCATCTATAATAAGTAAGCCAACAATAGCTATTGTGTAAGAGATAACAATAACTAAAAATGGTCTTCTCATCCTTTGAAGGATGATAAATAATGAACTATTTTTCACTATTTTCTTACCTTCTTGACTTTAAAGTGTCTCCAACATAAAGTGCAACAGAAACTATGTTTGCTAATAATGCTCCACCCGATAAAGAAACAATCAATCCAACAACCTCTTGATTGATACTATAAGCATAATATGCAACTGCCCAAATGATTGCAGAAGCAATAAGTTGAATATCAGCAACCAAAGATGTTGCTAAAAGAACAGAACCCATTTGTGTTTTATCACCAAGTTTTAGTGTTGTAGCAATTATATTTACAATAATTGCAGCTAAAAGCTCATATTTACTATGATGCTCTAAAGAGCTCATATCTCCATAAAAAAAACCAAAATTAAGTGTCATAGCTAAAATTATAAAAAATCCTGAAATTACCTTATCTAGATTCATGAAATTCATCCTCCATATCTTTTCCTATATCTAGTATTCTACCAAATACTTTATCAATATTATCATGTACTCTCGAATCTTTATCTAAAAACATGATTCTATGTTTATTTAATTGATTAACATTTTTTAGTCCCATTACAGCTAATAAACCTCTAATCCCTTTTAATAAGTTGTTATGATAATGTTCAACTTTTTTTGCTTGTTTATGAACAAAATATTTTTTTCTTTTATTTTTATTTTGAGTTGCAAGACCTACTGGACAATCGTGTCCATTTGTTCCAGAGCAATATCTTGCACGGATACAGCCTGCACTCATCATAAATCCTCTTGCTATTTGTACAAAATCAGCACCCAAAGATAAAATAATAACAATATCATCAGGTGTAAGTAGCTTTCCACTAGCAACAACTTTTATTTTATCTCTGATTCCATAATCTTTTAAAACTTTATCCACTAAATAAACAGAGTCTTTGATATCTAAACCAATTCTTTCCATCATTTCAATAGGAGCTGTAGCACTTCCTCCACTTCCACTATCAATAGATATAAAATCAGGATAAGCATCATTTCCAGCTTCTATTCTTTTTTTAATCTCTTCAACTAAAGGGATTATGTTTTCATAATCTGAAATAACTATTTTAATCCCAACAGGCTTTTCTGATAGATTTTGCATTTGACCAACAAAATCAAAAAGCTCTTCAACAGAGTTTGCAAAAGGGAATCTATTTGGAGAAAATAAATCTTTGTGGGCTTCAACATTTCTATAATAAGCAATTGCCGGACTTACTTTTTCAGCTGTTAATTTTCCACCTGTTTGTTTTGCACCTTGAGCTATTTTTAGTTCTGTCATTTTACAGAATCTCATAACTTTTTGGTATCTTACTGGATCAAACTTTCCATCTTTTGTACGAACTGAATATAAGCCTGAACTAACTTGTAAAATAATATCTGGCATATCTTCAGGAACATCTTTAGGAAAGTTTTCTAAAGGTGCTTCCCAATCTGGTCTATGAAAAATTTTTGTTTTTAAATCGAATATATAAGTTTCAGCCTCAGGGTCTTTTTTAAATATCATTTTTCTATAGGCATCAATTGCAAGGGCTCCATTAAATAGTTTTTTAACTATATCTCTTACAACTATTTGAAACTTTGTCCCTTCAACCATTTTCATATATTTTTTATCATAATTTTGGTGAGTTATAAAAAAGTTTGAAGTTAATCCACCCTCACCTGAGTTTATTGGGAATTTTCCTTCATTTGCACCTATAACAAAAGCTCTAGTTCCTTCAGGTGAGATAGAACCATCACTCATAGCAGAACGTGAAATAATAGACTTTGAAACATAAGGTTTTTTTCTATTCTCACCAAATGTAACACTAAACTCAGTATCAACCTCATCTTCATTTAAAACAATATTTGCATGTCTTATCATAAATTTTGGTACAGGTAAAGGTTGAGAAGGTGAAAAAGAACTATAGTTTGGAAGGTTTCTTGAAGCTTTTGCAACCCAATCAAGTTTATCTTTTGATTCATAAAATTTTTCATCACCAAAATATTGTCTAAAAGGCTCTCTTAACTCTTCTAGAACAAACCTAAGTCTACCAATAATTGGATAGTTTACCAATAACTGATGATCTCTTTGAACATATTTATCATGTACATACCATGCTATAATGATAAGTACAAATACTGCAATGGCAATCTCAATATATAAAGGTAGATTGTTTAGTTCCAAAATGAATCCTTCTTATTAATATTATACTACAAAGCGTAATATTAAAAATTATATCCTAAGAAACTAAATTTTTCAAATCTACTCTTTTTTTGAAGAAACAAAAAATCCACTTACAACAATAAGTGAGATACCTAAAATAATCCAAATATCAGGAAAAGCATCACCTAATATAAGTCCAATCATAATTGAAAAAGCAATATTAGCATAAGAGATTGTTCCTATAATTCCAGCTTTAGCAACAGAATAAGCCTTAGTCATATAAACTTGGGCTAAAGTTGCAACACCGCCTAAACATATAATATTAATCCAATCACCAGGTTGAGGCATAACAAATTTTGCAAAAATATAATCGTATTGTTCATTTATATAAAATTCAGATATCAACATCAAAAGAAGAGGTCCAACTGTACCTATTCCCATAAAAGATAAAACTATGGTTCTTCCATCATAATATTTTCTAAGTTCTCTAATAGAAGTATACGCTAAACCAGCACCGACACCACATAAAATCCCTAGCCAATCAGTTTTATCTAAAGAGCTTCCATCAAATTTTGTAATAAACAAAATCCCTATAAAGCCTATAAAAACTCCTAGCCAACCTTTTAATCCTAATTTTTCTTTTACGAAAAAATAAGCAAATATTGCACTAAAGATTGTAGAAGTTTTAGAGAAAGTCATAGCTTCCCCTAAAGGTATGTTTGCAATATTATAAAAAAAGAATAAAAGTGCTATAAAACCTGCTAAACCTCTAAAAACAAGTAGCATTGGTTTTCCACCTTTTTGGTTTAAAGGTGATTTATAAATTGAAATAAGTATTAATAGTACGCCAAAAACATTTCTAAAAAAAACAACTTCGATTGAACTCATTGAACCACTAAGTTGTTTTGCAAAGGCTCCCATACAAGCGAAGCAAAAAGAAGCAAAAAGCATATATTTAATACCCAAAGTTACATCATTGGTCATTAAAAATCCTTAAAATAAAGATGGCATTTTATAGCTTTTCTTTTTAAATAAAGATTATTAATAAACTTAAATTATAAAATTAATATTTTTAGCTATTTTTAGATAGAATTCTGACAATTTGTATAAACAATGAGCTCTGCTCTATTAGGAAAAGAATGGAATATTTAAAAATCAATGGCGAATCAAAATTAAATGGTGAAGTAGAAATCTCTGGAGCAAAAAATGCAGCTTTACCTCTAATTGCAGCAACAATCTTAGCAAAAAATGAACTTTCTATATGTAATCTGCCAGATGTTGTTGATATCAATACACTTTTAAAATTAATAGATAAACTAGGTGGAAAATTTACAAAATGTGATGATTGTATCAAGATTGATACTTCAAAGTTAAATAAAACAACAGCTACTTATGATATTGTAAAAACGATGAGAGCATCTATTTTAGTTTTAGGCCCTATTCTAGCTAGATTTGGACACTGTGAAGTTTCACTTCCTGGTGGTTGTGCAATTGGACAAAGACCTGTTGATTTACACCTAAAAGCACTTGAAGCTATGGGAGCAAAAATCAATATCAATCATGGATATATTGAAGCTACTGCACCAAATGGTCTGAAAGGAACAAAAATTGTATTCGATAAAGTTACAGTAGGAGGAACTGAAAATACAGTTATGGCAGCAGCTTTAGCTGAAGGTACTACTACAATTATTAATGCAGCAAAAGAACCAGAAGTACAACAACTTTGCGAAATTATAAGGAATGCAGGAATAAAAATTGAAGGGATTGGTACATCAAAACTTGTAATACATGGGTCAAATAAGCAACTACTAAATATGAAAAACTTTGATGTAATTCCAGATAGAATTGAAGCTGGAACATATATGTGTGCCGCAGCAATTACAAATTCGAAACTTAAGATTACAAAAGTGAAACCTATTCATTTAGAAGCTGTAATAGCAAAACTAGAAGAGATGAACTTTGAGATTATTCAAGATGATGATTCTGTAACTATTTTACCAACAGATGAGATTAAACCTGTAAATATTATTACAAGTGAATATCCAGGTTTCCCAACAGATATGCAAGCCCAATTTATGGCACTAGCAACTCAAGCAAATGGTACTAGTACTATTGATGAAAGATTATTTGAAAATAGATTTATGCATGTTAGTGAATTATTAAGATTAGGAGCTGATATCCATTTAAATGGAAATATTGCGACAATTAATGGAGCAAAAGAGACATTAAATGGTACTGATGTTATGGCAACAGACTTAAGAGCATCATCAGCATTAGTTTTATCTGCACTTGTAGCAAAGGGAGAAACTTCAATTCATAGAATTTATCATTTAGATAGAGGATATGAAAACCTAGAAGGGAAGTTAAACAAAATCGGAGCAAAAGTAGCTAGATATAAAGAATAGTTTATTATCTTATTTAAGAAATAATTTAATAAAATAGATTTAAAGAAGATTAAAGGTTATTATATGAAATTAGAAATCTCATTGTTTAGATTTGATTACAAGTCAGATTATTTACCATATTACACAAAAAACTATGTAAAAATAAAAAATGAAAAATCACTTCTTGATATATTAAATAATATCAATATTGAACATCCATTTGAGTTTAGAAGTGCACCACATTTTCCTTTAGTGATAAATGGTATTTATACATATGCTTCAATAAGTATTGATGAACTAGTAAATACTTTTGGAACTGATTTAGTTATTGAACCAATATCTATAAGAAGAGCACATACAGACTTAATGATAAATGATGCAGACTTTCACGAAAGATTAAAAGTATTATCAGAATTTATTACAGATGAAGATAAAAAGAATTACGAAAACTATAAAATATATTTTTACGCATCAAATACAATTAACTATGAATATGATTATATTGGAGATTCTATATTATTATTAGCTTATGACTTAATTGAAAAAAATCCAAATTTAGAAAATGATATTTTAGAAGCAATAAATGATTATGATACTTCTATTGAATATAATACTAGCCTAAAAAACAGAGTTTATATGCTTGACTCTAAAGTAATAGAAAAAATTAATACAATAAAAGAAAAACTAAAAATCACAAAACCTATAAAAGAACAAAACCTATTTTTAGATAAAAAGAATAAAATTGATTTTGGAACTTTTGACGAGAATTATACAATTAAACATAACTTTGAAGATTTTAATCTTGCATATTATAAAGGTTTAAAAGAGGATACACAAGTTAGTTCTTTATTAGAAAAATTAAGTGCAAAAATCATAAATACACCTTCTATGAACACTGATTTAGCTTTAGAAACTTTCCATATCAATTCTGATTTCTCTATGAAACTAGCTTCAACTGTTATGTTAGAAGCTTTTGATAATAATGCAGACTTACTAATTGTTGATAATGATGAGATTTTCTATCTTTTAGATTCAAATAGAAAAGCTATGGAAAAAGTTTCAGGTAGAGCAATTTTAACTCCAGTTATACATAAAAATGAACTTCAAAAACTTGTATCAGGAGACCATGAATCACTAAAAGAGCAACTAAAAAAACATATAGTTGATCCAGAAATTATATAAATGAGATAAAATGGTATTAGATATAACTTTCATCATTTTTGGATGTTTGATAATTGTATCACTAATACCACTTTATATTTATAGAAAAGAGATTTATAGAAAACTTAGTAGAAAAGGTGATATAAAAACTTTTTTTAACGATACAAAAAACTATCTAATTAGTAGCTATCCAAAAATTCAATTTAATTTTGATATTTTAAAAAAATTTGAAAATGAAGAAGATATAAAAGTTAAAGAAACTCTTATTGCAGAAGAGTTTGTCAAACAATTTACCTATTTTGAGTATGAACTTAGTACTCAAAATAGTGTTCCCCATGAAAAACTTTGGAGTAGTTATGACCAAAATTCAAAATTACTAAAAGATAATAAATTTCCAACAGATTGGGCACAAAGAAAAAAAACTGCTTGGATGAGAGATGATGGTAGATGTAATAGATGTGGCTTAAAAATAGACTTATCTAATGCAAATGCACTCTTAGTAAAACAGATGAAAGACGGCGGTGGATTCAATCTTGAAAATATTGTTGTTTTATGCCATGATTGTACAAAAATCATAAAATCTTCAAATCTTGAAAGAACAAGAACAGATTTAAACCTTTTAGATAAACTTATAAAAAAGATACATCTGTAAATTACATATTAAAATATTTGTTATACATCTCTTGATGAAGATCTCTTTTATCTTTTTTCTCTGCTGTTTTAGTACTTTTTTCTCTTAATTTAATTAACACTTTTTCTAAAAATTCATCTTCTAAACTTTTAAGTTTTGATAACTCTTTTCTTATATATGTTAAATCTCTATTTTCAGGAATAATATATGGGGTGATAACTATTACAAGGTTTTTATTTTGAGAATTATTTTGCCTATTTTTAAATAATTCACCAATCAAAGGGATATCTCCTGCTAGAGGGATTTTTTGAATACTATTCTCTTTTTTCTTTTCTATAAGTCCACCTATTATTACACTTTCTCCGTTGTTTAAAATAGCTTTTGTATTAATCTCTTTTTTTGAAGTATCAGGATTAACATTAAAGCTGTTTCTATTTTTTATATTTTCTACTAATGTTATTACATCTAAAAAGACTTTTTCATCTTTTGAAATTCTAGGTTTTACTTTTAAGCTAAGCCCTACATCTTCCCTTTCATAAGTGATACTAGTGTTTCCTCCATCAGTAACAGTTCTTCCTGTTTGTATTGAGATGGTTTCTCCTACATATATTGAGCTTTCACTATTATTTACACAAAGAATTGAGGGTTCAGATATTATATCAAGACCATAAGTTCTATTTAACAAATTTAAAGATGCTCCTAAAGCAATAGTTTCACTAACATTTGGAATATTTAAACCAATTGCAGAGGTATCAATTGCAATAGCATCTCCACCATTTAGATTTGATGCAAAAGTATATAAACCACCCGAATAACTTTTGCCACCTAATATCCCATAACTAATCCCAATCTCCTCAATCAAATCATTATCTAACTCTATAATTAAAGCTTTAATATATACTTGTTTTTTAGGCTTATCAAGCTTTAATATTAAATCTTTTAACTCTTCTATTTGTGATAAGTTAGCATTAATAATGATTGAATTTGTTAGCTCATCAATTGCGATTACTGGTTTAACTTTGTTTTTATAATCTTTTTTTGAAATTATTAAATCAAGAGTTTTAGCTACACTTGTGGCATCATTATTTTCCAAATAAATTAATTCATTAAAAGATTTATTCTTTTTTTCCTTTTTAAAAAAAACTTTTTTCTTTTTATTTATAGTTTTTTTAACTAAAGTACTCCTTTTTACAATTCTGATTATATTATTATCCTCAATAAGAATATAACCTTTAGGTTTTAAACTATATTTTAAAATATCTAAAAGACGATTTTCATCTATTGGTGAGTTTGATATAAAATCTACACTTCCTTCAATTTTTTCAGTTAAAAGTATATTTTTACCTATTTTTTTAGAAGTAATTGTAATTAACTCTTCAATACTTAAATCTTTAAAATTTATATTTATTAAGTTTGAAGAATAACATTGGCATATGAAAAGTAATAATAAAAAAGCATATTTCATAACACAACTTTTATAATAATTTTTTTAATTATATTTTAATCTATCTTAAAGTTGTATTGCAATCTCTCTTGGAAGTTGTTTTTTTAATTGATCATATTGTTCATCTGTTACATCTAAAGTTAATTTCACTTTATCACTAAAATCTTTATTGCTAATTTGAATTTGAAGGTTATTAACTATATACTCAACTAAAGATAAAGAGCTATAATCAAACTCTAATTTTTCACTTTTTAGTTTTTCATATTTTATTAAATTTGAAGAATTGATAACTAAATTGACTGCATCACTGTAAGCCCGAACCAAACCACCAGTACCAAGTTTTATTCCACCAAAATACCTTACAATAATTACGCCACAATTTATAAGTTCATTACCAGCTAATACATTTAAAGATGGTTTTCCACTTGTACCTTTTGGCTCTCCATCATCACTAGAGTTTTCTACTACTTGGTCAAATTCATTTAAGTATCTATATGCATAAACATAATGTCTTGCTTTTGGATGTTCTTTTCTAATTTTTTCCATCATTAAATCAAAGTTTTCGTATGGAGTTAAATAAGCAATAAACTTTGATTTTTTTTCTTCTAAAGTTTGGGTATAGTTCTCATTAATAAAATACATTTTTTAATTTTACTAAAATAATCTGATTTAGAGCTTTTTTTTATTATAATTGCAAGTATGAGATTAGACATTTATCTAACAAAAAACTTTGATATACAAAGTAGAAATAAAGCACACGAAATAATAAAAGCTAAAAAAGTAAAAGTTAATGGAAACACTGTAACAAAACCCTCTTTTATAGTAGATGAAAATTCAAAGATAGAACTTTTAGAAGAGGATTTTTATGTAAGTCGTGCAGCTTATAAATTAAAATATTTTTTAAATGAAATAAATATTAATTTATCAGCTTTAGATGGACTTGACATAGGAAGTAGTACTGGTGGATTTACCCAAATATTACTAGAATCAGATATTAAAAGTGTAACTTGTGTTGATGTTGGGTCAAACCAATTACATGAAAAAATAAAAAATGATAAAAGAATAATATTTTTTGAGAATCAAGATATTAGAACTTTTAACTCAGAAAAAAAGTTTGATATTATCACTTGTGATGTTTCATTTATCTCAGTTTTAAATATTATAAATGATATTGACAGATTAGCAAAAGATAAAATTATAATCCTTTTTAAACCTCAATTTGAAGTTGGTACAAATATAAAAAGAGACAAAAAAGGGGTTGTAAAAGATAAAAAAGCTATAGTTAAAGCAAGAGAAAAATTCTTAGACCAATGCAAATTATTAGATTGGAAACTAAATTATTTTTCACCTAGCAGGTTAGAAGGAAAAGATGGAAATGAAGAAGAGCTCTTCTATTTTAGTAAATAAAAAAGATATTACAGCAATAGCACTTGGAGGCTTTGATGGGATGCATATAGCCCATCAAGAATTATTTAATCACTTAGGAGATAAGGGAGCTGTTGTTTCAATAGAATCAGAATATGCAAATCTAACTCCAAAAACATATAGACAAGAG is a window of Halarcobacter sp. DNA encoding:
- the nusB gene encoding transcription antitermination factor NusB, which gives rise to MATRTQARESVIGLLYAYDLGNEGIVKFVDEILEDKKIRNKQKEFALDLFNGVIENIEAIDEELVSHLTQGGIKDIGSVEKSILRLAIFEIMIKGLEKAIVINEAIELSKKLASDGAPKFINGLLDKVSKKA
- the ribH gene encoding 6,7-dimethyl-8-ribityllumazine synthase; protein product: MNILEGKLRLKGDEKIAVINGRFNHIITDRLVEGAKDAFIRHGGNEENLDLILVPGAFEIPFALEKALATGKYDAVCCVGAVIRGATPHFDYISAEATKGIATVTLKYGKPVSNGVLTTDTIEQAIERAGSKVGNKGAEAMVTIIEMLDLYSEMEK
- the kdsA gene encoding 3-deoxy-8-phosphooctulonate synthase gives rise to the protein MIILTGPCVLEDRDTVMKIAEMLKPLSEDKRVDFYFKASFDKANRTSLSSFRGPGLDEGLKMFQEVKEQFGYRLITDIHESYQAAPAAEVVDILQIPAFLCRQTDLLVAAAKTDCKVNIKKGQFLAPNSMKHPVEKVLKTRGVDEVSYEASKEKGVWLCERGNTFGYGALVVDMKNLIAMREYAPVIFDATHSAQVPSTGETTGGNSAIVPSLAKAAAAVGVDGFFFETHFDPSIALSDGPNMLQIDKLYETVNDIFAIKDALGYN
- a CDS encoding NAD-binding protein codes for the protein MKNSSLFIILQRMRRPFLVIVISYTIAIVGLLIIDGVDDKGQPYHMSIFDAFYFVTYTATTIGFGETPYAFTYPQKLWVTFSIYLTVLGWFYGIGSLVSLLQDKLFLREMEKSRFKRQVKGLKQKFIIILGYNQITNEIINRAIQQEIRTVVIERSEARANELILENFTPTVPVLVADAYTPNALIEAGIKKHNCKGLVSIFDDDSLNLRIALTSKLLNPYVRLAVKSTTINHTENLKDLDVEIIANPFSIISNEIAMALNAPNILKLEKWVYQIDNLNARLPSFPKGKYIVCGYGRMGQHIYENLKLSSVEAEFVELDKLKVDKFHSSDSLKITYGNADDKDMLLSVGILDSVAIISATNDDTTNLSILATAKKLNPKIMTIARENEMDDFSIFENAKVDHIFMPSRILINKTTNALISPLSDKFIRLLLGQDDTWGSKLVKNLLQVIDENPLLYELKIDNNHAPMITESLKENKEVFLEIFNRSLYNREQKNNIIPLLIQREEEAILLPSLEVSLKMGDEILFACDESARDDIEYIAQNFYEFYYVYTGKERKTIFLRNKQ
- a CDS encoding DUF6394 family protein, which translates into the protein MNLDKVISGFFIILAMTLNFGFFYGDMSSLEHHSKYELLAAIIVNIIATTLKLGDKTQMGSVLLATSLVADIQLIASAIIWAVAYYAYSINQEVVGLIVSLSGGALLANIVSVALYVGDTLKSRR
- a CDS encoding FMN-binding glutamate synthase family protein, whose product is MELNNLPLYIEIAIAVFVLIIIAWYVHDKYVQRDHQLLVNYPIIGRLRFVLEELREPFRQYFGDEKFYESKDKLDWVAKASRNLPNYSSFSPSQPLPVPKFMIRHANIVLNEDEVDTEFSVTFGENRKKPYVSKSIISRSAMSDGSISPEGTRAFVIGANEGKFPINSGEGGLTSNFFITHQNYDKKYMKMVEGTKFQIVVRDIVKKLFNGALAIDAYRKMIFKKDPEAETYIFDLKTKIFHRPDWEAPLENFPKDVPEDMPDIILQVSSGLYSVRTKDGKFDPVRYQKVMRFCKMTELKIAQGAKQTGGKLTAEKVSPAIAYYRNVEAHKDLFSPNRFPFANSVEELFDFVGQMQNLSEKPVGIKIVISDYENIIPLVEEIKKRIEAGNDAYPDFISIDSGSGGSATAPIEMMERIGLDIKDSVYLVDKVLKDYGIRDKIKVVASGKLLTPDDIVIILSLGADFVQIARGFMMSAGCIRARYCSGTNGHDCPVGLATQNKNKRKKYFVHKQAKKVEHYHNNLLKGIRGLLAVMGLKNVNQLNKHRIMFLDKDSRVHDNIDKVFGRILDIGKDMEDEFHESR
- a CDS encoding DMT family transporter yields the protein MTNDVTLGIKYMLFASFCFACMGAFAKQLSGSMSSIEVVFFRNVFGVLLILISIYKSPLNQKGGKPMLLVFRGLAGFIALLFFFYNIANIPLGEAMTFSKTSTIFSAIFAYFFVKEKLGLKGWLGVFIGFIGILFITKFDGSSLDKTDWLGILCGVGAGLAYTSIRELRKYYDGRTIVLSFMGIGTVGPLLLMLISEFYINEQYDYIFAKFVMPQPGDWINIICLGGVATLAQVYMTKAYSVAKAGIIGTISYANIAFSIMIGLILGDAFPDIWIILGISLIVVSGFFVSSKKE
- the murA gene encoding UDP-N-acetylglucosamine 1-carboxyvinyltransferase, which translates into the protein MEYLKINGESKLNGEVEISGAKNAALPLIAATILAKNELSICNLPDVVDINTLLKLIDKLGGKFTKCDDCIKIDTSKLNKTTATYDIVKTMRASILVLGPILARFGHCEVSLPGGCAIGQRPVDLHLKALEAMGAKININHGYIEATAPNGLKGTKIVFDKVTVGGTENTVMAAALAEGTTTIINAAKEPEVQQLCEIIRNAGIKIEGIGTSKLVIHGSNKQLLNMKNFDVIPDRIEAGTYMCAAAITNSKLKITKVKPIHLEAVIAKLEEMNFEIIQDDDSVTILPTDEIKPVNIITSEYPGFPTDMQAQFMALATQANGTSTIDERLFENRFMHVSELLRLGADIHLNGNIATINGAKETLNGTDVMATDLRASSALVLSALVAKGETSIHRIYHLDRGYENLEGKLNKIGAKVARYKE